TTCACGAAGCGCAGCATGTCATTAATGAGGGTTTCGAGCTGGCGCAGCCGTGCCACGGTCTTGCCGGTGAAGCGCTCGCGGCCGCTGGCGTCCAGGGCGGGCGATTGCAGTTGCGAGGCATACAGGAGGGCGGCGGAGAGCGGGGTGCGCAACTGGTGGGCGAGGTTGGCGAGCATCTCGCCCATGGCGCTCAGGCGCTGCTGGCGCTGGCGGGCATCGCGCAGGGCCTGGCTTTCGGTGACATCCTGCACCAGCAGAATCTGGCCATTGTCATCCGGCAGGCGGTTGTAGGAGATGTTCAGGCGTTTATCCAGTCCCCCAGGACTGACCGGCCGCAGCAGCCATTCCCCCTGCTCCAGGGTTTCCAGCCGCCTTGCGGCCAGTTCTGCCCAATCATCACCGGGTACGGGCTGGCTGCCGAAGATCCGCCGCGCCTCGGGATTGAGGTCCTGCACGCGGTCCGCGGCATCCAGCACCAGAACAGCCCCCGGCAGCAGGTTCAGGAGCAGATTGAGACGCTGGCTGAGCTGCTCCTTTTCCTGGAGCTGCTGGCGCAGGCGCAGGTTGGCTTCGGCCAGCTCGTCATTCAGGCGGGCGACCTGGTCCTGCAGGGCGGCATAGGCCGCGCTCAGCTCGGCCGAGGCCTGATTGAAAAGCTCGAAGGCCTCCAGCAGGTCCTTGGGTTGCGCCATCATGTCGCTCACGCCAGAGCGCGCCGGCTCAGGCGACATTCTGCTCGTTGATGCGCAGCCCGAACTTCTTGATCTTCTCGACCAGCGTAGTACGGCGCACATTGAGACGCTGGGCCGCATGCGTCACCACGCCATCGGCTGCCGCCAGGGCCTGCTGGATCAGATCCCGCTCGACATTGTCGAGGTAGTCCTTGAGATCAAAGGGTCCTTCCGGCAGGATCACGCCCGCATCCAGCCCGAACTCACTGGCATCGGGATCACTGAAGGCCAGGCGCAGTGAAGGCATTTCGCCGTTTTTCAGGTTGTGCAGCTTGTCCGGCAGATGCTCGGCCGACACCCGCTCGCCGGGATAGAGGATCACCAGCCGCTCGATGATGTTCTGCAGCTCCCGCACGTTGCCGGGCCAGGTGTACTGCATCATCACTTCCATGGCGCTGTCGCTCAGCTCGATCTGCTCGCGGCCCTCGGCCTCCAGGCGGCTCAGGGTATGGCGGACCAGCAGCGGGATGTCATCGAGGCGCTCGCGCAGAGTGGGCAGCACGATGGGAAAGACATTGAGGCGATAGAAGAGATCCTCGCGGAAGCGGCCCTCATTGATGGAGGCCTCCAGATCGCGGTGCGTGGCGGCAATGATGCGGGCATCGGCCGGCAGGGACTTGATGCCGCCCACCCGCTCGAAGGTGCGCTCCTGCAGCACGCGCAGCAGCTTGACCTGCATCTGCGGGCTCATCTCGCCGATTTCATCGAGTAGCAGGGTGCCACGCGCGGCCAGCTCGAAGCGCCCCTTGCGGGTGGTGATGGCGCCCGTGAAAGCGCCCTTTTCATGGCCGAACAGCTCACTTTCCAGCAGGTCGGCCGGTACGGCGCCGCAGTTGAGCGCGACAAAGGAATAGCCGTTGCGTTTCGAGTGATGATGGATGACCCGCGCCACCATCTCCTTGCCGGTGCCGGATTCGCCCAGCACCAGCACCGTGGCATCGGTATCCGCCACCCGCTGGATCAGGTCATGCACCTGGCGCATGGCGCGGCTGCGTCCCACCAGGCCCGAGAGGCTGTAGCCCTCATCGATCGTACCCGCGGGTTCGCCGATCTGCGCGGCGGCCGGCGACAGGGCCTTGCGGATCGCCAGATGCAGGGCGCCAGCCTCCACCGGCTTGCGCAGGTACTCGTGCGCACCGGCCTTCATGGCGGTCACTGCCTGCATCCAGTCATCCCGCTCCGAGAGCACGATGAACACCGCCGCCGGAAAGTGGCGCCGCAGCACCGGCATCCGCTCCAGGCCACTGAGATCATCCTCCAGATCCAGCAGGATGACGCGTGGCGCGATATCCATGTTCAGGCGCCCGTAGCTGCCAGAGTCCACATCCACCCGGTGGACTTCGTAATCAGCCTGGATCAGCAGTGGGTAGTAGGTATCCTGAATCTGTTGGTTTTTTGCAACAAGCAAGACGGACGGGCCGCTCATCTATTTCCCTTTTACAACTTTGTATTTTTGAACTGTTGCTGTTCTAGATAGTAGTTATTCTGGCGGTGTCAATTCCTTGACCCATTTTCGCCAGCAAGTCAGAGCATGTCAAAGCGGGGGATGGGTGGATCAGGCGGGCTCAGCACCGGGCTGTCCGCGCTGGCGGCGAACCTCCTGGCGATGCTGGCGGAAGATGAATTTTTCAAGCTCGGCCTGCAGATCCTCGTCAAGCGCATCAAACTGCAGATAGATGCGCGTGCCAGAGGCCTGCGGCGCCAGACCGGCAACGTGCCCCTCCAGCACCAGGGGTACCGGCACTTGCGGATGTGGATACAGGCTGATCTCTACACTTTGCCCGAGCCTTGGCGCCTCAGCCGCCACCCAGCTCATTTGCTGGGCGCTAAGCCGCAGTTCAGCGACCGGGGGAAGGGCCTGTTCGCGGGAAAGCACCGAGGAGAGCATGCTCAGCATCAGGTTGAGCTTGGCGTCCAGGCGCTGAAACAGCTCCCGCTCCGGCCCCGCAGGTTCCCTGGCTGCCGGGCCATCCAGCCCCTCCAGCACCCGCAGCAGCGCCTGATTGCCAAGCCGGTTCCCGCCCGCCATCTCGCCTGCCGGCAGGTCGCGCCAGCGCAGCGGCAGATGCAGGGTAACGCTCAGGCTCTGCTCTGTTTGCTCGGACATGCGGGTATCATCCCTTCAGGGCCAAACCCTAAAGATCATTAATCGCCTGGTAGGCGCGCTGCCCCTTCGCGCCCTGCTGCAGGCCGCTCATCGAGGCCTGCAGGCTCTGGCTTTGCCGGGTGCTCAGGGCAAGTGTCTCACGGTCCAGTTCCAGCAGCATCTGCGCCAGCGCCACCCGCTCCGGGTCCGCCAGCCAGGCCGCAGGCCGGTGGTCCTCGGTATCGCCAAACACCACCGGCACCAGCACCTCGCGCGCCTGCTGGCAGCGTCCCAGCGCCTCCCAGTTCTCCGCTTGCGCCGCCGCCCGCATGGCCTGGCTCAGGCTCAACACCTGGGCAGCCAGGGTTTTCAAATCGGGCTCAGGGTTTGGCATTGGGCCCGATCGCCTTCCAGGCGCCGTGGATCTCACCGGCCAGCTTCTGCACCTCGGCCAGCGCCTCCAGGCTGTTTTTCAGGTTGGCCTCCAGCAGACGCATGCTCATGTACTCGTAAAGCTGATCCAGATTGGCAGCAATCTCCCCGCCCTTTTCCTTATCGAGGCTCACCCGCAGTTCTTCCAGGATCGCCTGGGCCTTGTCGAAGGCCTTGCACTTTTCCGGGATCTTCGACTGCATGATGGCAAAGCGCGCCACCGTCAGCCAGCGTTCCAGACCTTCGTAAAGCATTACGATGAGCTGATGCGGGGTGGCCGCGGCCACCCCGGTTTCCGTACCCACCTGCGCATAGGCCTTGGCGGCATTGTTCATCGATCCGTACATCCTGTCCTCCCGATATGACTTGATGGCCTACTGACCGATCTTCGGCAGATTGGCCAGTTGTTGCGTCAGATAATCACTGGTGCGGCGCATCTGCCCGAGCATCACGTCCAAAGCCGTGAACTGGGCGCGGTAGCGTTCCTCGACATCCTGTAAGCGTCTTGTCAGGGCATCGCGGCGCTGGCCCAGATCCTTGATCGAGCGATCGATGCCATCGGTGCGGCTGCTGATGGCCCCATCCTTTTCCAGCATCTTGCCGGCCAGATCATTGAGCCGGTAGGCATAACCCTGCCCGAAATCAAGCGTGCCGCCCACCGCCCCCTTGAGCACTTCGAGCTTGATGCCTTCCACCGCCGTGCCCGAGGCCCCGGTCAGGAACTGCCCCGATCCCGTCGCCGCCATGCCGTTGATGGTGCCGGCCACGTCCACCCCGGCCGTGCCGACGCCGGCACTGAAACCCATAGTGGTAGCGGTGTTGGTATCGACGCTGGTGAAGTCCACCGTGCTCGCCGAACCGTATTTCGCGGAGCTGAGCACCAGCCGGTCATTAGCGGAATCAAAGCTGACATTCACGGAAACGCCGCCTGTTTTGAGCGCGCTGTCGCCGTTGATCCTGGATTGCAGCTCGGCCGCCAGCGCAGCGCCTGTGGTATAGGAGCCCTGGCTCAGGGTGATGGTGCCGCTCTGCACACCGTCCACCTTCAAAGCAAAGGTGTCGTTAGTGGAATCCACGGTAAAGGCGGTGTCGAAGGTGCCCGGCGTAGTGCTGTCGGCCAGGGCCGCCGTGCCCACGCCATTGTAGAAACCCTGCGCCGCCTGGGTACTGATGTTCACGGCATAATTGCCGGCCTGGCTCTTGTCCGTGCTGCTCACATAGCGGACCAGGCTGTCTGTCACCCGCCCGGTGGCGGCAAACAGCCCGGCGATGTCGTCCGGGAAATCGCTCATGGCCTTGTCGAGCTTGCTGCTGTCCAGGGCCAGGGTGCCATCCTTCTGGAAACTCACGCCGATGTCGGACAAGAGCTTGTAATTGCCGCCAACCCCGCTCAGGCTATCGCTGAGCGTCGAGCGCACCTGATTGATGATCCCGCGCGCCGCGCTGTCACCCTGCAGAATCGCGCCCTTCTTGGTCGTGGCGTCATAAGAGGTCAGATCGCGCACGGTCTTGTTGAGATCGTTGTAGGCCTTCACGAAGCCATCCACCGCCGACTTGATTGCGGCGGTATCGCGGGAGACAGTCAGGGTGGTCGGTGTACCGGCATTGGTTTTCAGAAGGTTCAGGGTCACGCCCTCGATCACCCCGGTCACGGTGTTGGAGGACTTCTTGACGCTGAGCCCATCCACCGTGAAAAGCGCATCCTGGGCGGCCTGCAACTGCGTCAAATTCTTGCCGCTGCCCGCGACTGCGGTCGGGTCGTAGGCTAGCTGCGACAGCCCCGCGCCGTCGGTATTGGTGGTATCGGCGTCGGCAATACTGATCTTGATGCTGTTGGCGGCCCCGGTATCCGTAGAGGTGAAAACCAGTTTATTGTCGGTGCCATCATTGACGATGGTGGCCGAGACGCCAATCTTCGCGGCGTTGATGGCGTCGCGGATGCCGGCCAGGCTCTGGTGGGCGCTGTCGATGGTGACGGTCTGAGCGGGCTTGTCGGCATTGGCGGTGAAGGTGTTCGCGCCGCTGTCATAACTCCCGAACTGGATGGTGATCGAGCCCGTGCCCACGGCATCGGTGGTGTTGGTGAAGCCCGCGCTGCGCAGCTTCTGCGCCTGGGCGAGCTGGTTGACGGCGATGCCGTAGCTGCCTGCTGCCACGGTGCCCGTAGCGCTGGCGGTGAATATCGACTTGTCGGCACTCTCGGCACTGAACTTGGCAAAGGGCGCCGCGTCCTTGAGCCCGGCCATGGCCGACTGGAAGCTCGACAGGCTGCCCTTGAGCGAGCCATAGGCGCTCAACTGGGCCTGATAGCTCGCCTCCTTGCGATCCAGCGCCTTGAGCGGCTGCTGCTCCACCGCCATGAGCTGGCTGATGATGCCATTGATATCCAGATTGGAGCCAATTCCGGGTGCTGATAAACCAGCCATTTTTCACCTCCGCGATTCAGGCGGAACTACTTGCAAGAATTCTGCCAGTTTCGAGATCCGGCAGGAGCGCCTTCTGGGCACGCGTCAAAAGGCGCTCCTGCCAAAACTCCGGGCAAAACCAGCCCCTGCCCCGGCCAGGGCACATTCAAAGCCGAACAAACCAGCTCAGGCCTTGTCGCGGATCAGCAGGCCCACCAGGCGGTCCAGGCCCTTGGCGATGGCGAGCATTTCCTCGGAAGGGATCTGCCGCAACACCTGCTTGGTTTCCTGATCGACCACTTTTACCAACTGCCGGCCGGTATCCTCGTCCACCGAAAACTCGATGCTGCGCGAGAGCATCCGCAGGGCCTCGTTCACCCCGCGCACCGCTTCCTTGACGGCTTCGGGCTTGGGCGGTGCTGATTTTTCCGGCTGCGGAGCGGCAAGATCCTGCCGGCCGGCATCGGGGCTCAGCGTCACCGGCTGCACCGGCGCCACGGGCGCGGGCTCAGTGCGGCCCAGTTCCTGCGGTACAACATTAATGGATTGAATGTTCATGATTCCACCTTACTGGTGTGGGGCGGGCTTGCGCCCGCCCCGTCTTCTTGGCTTGCGGCCCGAATGCTGCCGCCGGCCGATTAACCCCGCAACAGGGACAGCACGTTGTTGGGCAGGGAGTTGGCTTGGGCCAGCATCGCCGTACCGGCCTGCTGCAGGATCTGGCCGCGGGTCAGCGAGGCCGTTTCCGCCGCGAAGTCGGCGTCCTTGATGCGGCTACGAGCGGCATTCAGGTTTTCCGAAGTAGTCTGCAGATTGGCTACCGTGCTTTCAAAGCGGCTCTGTACCGCGCCCATCTTGGAGCGCTGCTTATTCACCGCGGACAGTGCACTGTCGACGATCTTCAGTGCCAGGGTGGCGTTGTCCGCACTCGTAACATCCAGCGTGGATACAGCTTTGAGCGCCGAAGTCTCACTGGCGTTAGTCAATGTCTTAGCAGCCGTACCCGTGGCGCTGAATGAGCTATCGGAATCAAACGTCACCTGACCAGTCACAAAAGCGTCGTCAGCCGTCGTGTCCGCAGCCAAACTCACACCGCCTATGGTAACGGCGCCGGCATTGGCAGTGGTCGTGTCACTGACCTTGATATTATTGCCGGAAGCGTTGGTCAGGGTAATACCGCTGCCGTCCGTCTTTACCGATGCGGTGACGCCGGTTTTGGAGGACACGTCATTGAAAGCCTGTACCGCCGCAGAGAGATTATCACTGCCAGTAGTGCCCCCGATGGTGAAGGAAACCGTCTGCGCGGTGCTGTTATCGGACAAAATCTCCAGCGTGTAGGAACCCGCAGCACTGAAGGTGGTGTCGATCGAGGTCTTGGCAGAAGCTGTTACACCAGTCTTGTCAGAGACGTTGTTGACCTGTTCAGAAATGGTCTTGGCACTGGCATCAGTCGCTACGGTAATATTCTGGCTGCCCAGTGCACCATTGACCGCAAGCGTATCTCCGCCTGAAGTTCTAAAGCCGCCGCTGGCCGCCGAAGAGGACGCGCCGGAGACGCGATGGTCGCCATACTGGCTGGTGCGGTAGCTGCCGATGGTCATGTCGATGGACTGGTTGGCGTTGGCACCCACCTGAAAACTCGCGGTACCGAAGGTGCCGTCGAGGATCTTCTTGCCGTTGAACTCGGTAGTAGTGGAGATGCGGTCGAGTTCTGAGCTCAACTGCGTCACTTCATCCTGAAGCGCCTGACGGTCGCTGGCGGAGTTCGTGGCATTGGCGGACTGCACCGCCAGTTCGCGGATACGTTGCAGAATGTTACCGGCCGCCCCAAGCGCGCTTTCCGCCGTCTGTGCCAAAGAAATACCATCGTTGGCGTTGCGCACCGCCTGATCCATGCCCCGGATCTGCGCAGTGAAACGCTCGGAGATCGCCAGACCCGCGGCATCGTCCTTGGCACTATTGATCCGCAGACCGGAAGACAAGCGCTGGAGCGCAGTGTTCAAGGAGCTTTGCGAAGTATTGAGGTTACGTTGTGCGTTCAGAGACGCGATATTGGTATTGATGATAGCAGACATAGCCTTCTCCCTTGTCCGTGGAAAAAATCGAGCGTTCTTGCTCAGCGACAGCGGCCTGGAAAGATTCCACCGCTGTCATTTTCCTTATCGGCACAGAAAGAAGAAACTTTAGGACCTTCTGCTGAATCAGGAGAAACCTGCTTCAGCTAGGGTAGCCAGGCCTCCACCCATTTGTCGAGGTTTTCCTCCAAGATCCAGTTCTGCAAGACATAAGTGCGCAGGCGCTCGCCGGCGGCGGCACTGGCTACGGGATCGGCAAGGTGCATCCTGATGGCGTCGACCCATTCCTGAGTACGGTTCCTCACGCGAGTCACCGGTGCTGCCTGGTAAGGATAGATATCAGTGCAAACGACCGGGTAGCCGAGGATGCCATATTCCAGGATGCGAAGGTGGCTCTTGGCCTCGTTAAAGGCATTCAGTTCCAATGGGGCGATGGCCAAGTCCAGATTCAGCGCGGCAAGGCGGGCGGGATACGCTTCAATGGGTACCGGCGGATGGAACTCACTGACGTAAGATCGCCAAGAATCGGGACACATTCCAAAGAAAACCCAATCGACCTCGTTCGCGAGAAGTCGCACGGCCTCCGCGATTACCGATAAGTCACCCTCATGCCCTGCAGCACCCGCCCAACCCACTCTTGGTTTTTTTCGAGCCTGCCGTGGTGGAGCGAGATCGGCCCAGCGGGCCCGCTCGATGAAATTGGGTACCACGCGCATCTCGGGAGCCCATGAACCATAGGCATGCGCCAGCGGCTCGGTGGAAACGACCAAACGGTCACACATCCCGACTGCGGTACGCAGACGCTCGGAAATATTTTTTGGAATAGCCGCATGGTTGCCATTTTCAAATGGCACTTGCGTCATCAGATCATCAAGTTCAAAGATGCGCAAAGCCCGATTGAATTTTTTATGGCGCTGTATTGCTTCGATCTGGCGCCATTCGATCTGCCGTTGAAAAACGATGCTCTCCGGGTCCATACGCCCAACTTCCGTAGGCGTGAACAGAAATCCGCTAGACCAGCCCTGGATGGCACCCGCGTGATTCAGCGCACGCATCGGTCCCCATACGCGCTGCTCTCCACAGCCCATGCGATCCGCCGCCAAGGCGAGCACGCGTGCCCGGGGGCGCCAATCCGGATCCCAGGTCAGACCGGCTTCCCGCTCGATCGAGAAACTTACTTCCATCAGGCTAAGATTACGATTGAACGCCGGATCATTAGACAAACGTTTTCCCCAACGCGACAGCATGGTATCTACTTCATGCCAGAACCTTGGGTGCTCCACCGGTTTATCTACGTCGGTGTGCCGGCTTGCCGATCCCTTATGGACCATGGAGACAAACGGGGTCCACACATTGCGGTAACCAGCATCCTGCAGTTTGAGACAGAAATCGACATCGTTATAGTTAATGTGCAGGTTTTCTTCATCCAGTCCCTCCACCTGAAAGTACTTTTTCTTGTCCACCATCAAGCATGCTGCCGTAACCGCTGAATAATTCTGCTCGACCTGGAAGCGTCCCAGATAACCACAGTTCGAAGCTGGCTGACCGTGTCCGGGATGATCGGCTACGCCGAATACGCTCATACCAAGCACCACTCCCGCATGTTGCAATGCGCCGTCGGGGAAGAGCAGTCGCACACCCACGCCCCCGATCTCATCACGCTGGGCTTGGCCCAGCATGACCTCGATCCAGTCACTTTGGGTCAGCTCGGTATCGTTATTGAGAAGCACGAGGAACTCGCCCCGGGCTTGTCGTGCAGCCAGGTTCATCTGGGCAGCATAGTTAAAGGGGTGAGGATAAGCCAGAACGCTGACCCTCTCCGGATAGTGGGCACGAAGGGCATCCAGATACTCAAGTGTCGCCGGATCCTTGCTATCATTGTCGACAATGAGGATATCGAAATGCGGGTAGCTGCTGCGATGCAGCACACCTTCAATACAAGGTTCCAGCAGGTCACGGCGATCGCGGGTGGGTATGATAATGGTTACCCAGGGCTGCCCTTGCAGGACGTAGCGAACGCGCCGGGTGTCAGGTAATAAACCAGATTCCACATTGGCATCTTCACCACAGCGGTACAAGTGAGCCTGCAACGCCTTGCATGCCATTTCCGGCGGAGCGGGTGCTTGCGTCACACGATGATACAACACGTCGGGAATATGTCCGATACCATCCACGCCCAATCGCTCATAGGCTCGCAACATCAGATCGTATCGCGCGGCCTCGGCCATGACTGGATCGAATCCACCCAGATCGTGGAAAAGATCTCGGTGCATCAGCAGGAGGTCACCGATGTAATCCATGCTGCGTAGCAGGTCGGGGTTGAAATCGGGTTTGAAGCGCGGCGCCTGACGCATGCCATCCTGCCAGCTATCTTCATCGCTGTAGATGAGCTGCCATCCGGGATGCCGGTTGATGGCCTCTACGAAAGCGAACAAGGCATGTGGCGCGATCCGGTCGCCGGCATGAATTACGCCCACCCAGTCCGCCTCCTGCATGCACAAGGCTTCGTTCAAAGTCGCCAGCCCATCCTTGGCCTGGATCCAGGTCAGCACCTCAAGACCTGCCACCTCCGCCGGTGCGGGTATTTCGGCCACTACCGAGAGATGCCAGCGATCGTAGAATTGATCAGCGAAAGTATTGATAGTCTCGGCAAGTTGCTCTTCGGCATCGCGCGACAATAGCACCGCCAGATGGAAGCGCGGCGTATATGACCATTGCGCCATCCGCTCCGCCAACCAAATGGCATCTCGCTCCTGGTAGGCATGGCTGGCGAGCCAAGCTCTGTAGTTTTCCTCGTTTTCTTCCGTATCGCCCCCAATCTGCGAAGATTTCGAATCAGGATTTTTCTTCTCGTACATAGGGCTGGCATTCATCGCCGCGTGAACATCCTGCAATTGCCGAGGCGTGGCGAGACCATGGTGAATGCCCACGATCGCGGGTAAATGGGCATGAGTGACGCCCATTTCTAAAAACCGTTCCCAAAGATCCCAGTCTCCGGGATAACCATATTGCCAGCATGCATTATTGTAGCGAAAGTTTTTTAGAAGTGCGTGGTAAAGAGATGAAATTCTGGATATGTTTCCTTCCGAAGGCTGCTTTTCTCCTATTATCGTCATCTGGCCGGGCTCTCTCGGCATAGGGACGAAAAGCACTTTGCCGTGGGCCCACTCCACCTGCTGTTCTTTAGCCAGGTGCAACAAGGCGCTGATATGGTTGGGCGTAAACTCGTCATCATCGTCCAGATGCGTGATCCACTCCCCGCGCGCCAAGCGCAGTCCGAAATTGACCGGCTTCGTCCCAGCTACACACCAGCGAGGCCCGTAATGTCCAGGATAACGACCCCGATGCTTAAGATTGTAGAAGGATACCCGTGGATCGGAGATAGCGCGCAGCAATCTATCCCCCTCTTCGTCCATGGCATCGCCAACGATGATCAGCTCCCAGTGTTCGTAATCCTGCGCCAACACCGATGGCAAGGTCCGTTCCAGAATGAGGCGGGCACGGTTGTAGGTAGGCATGATTATACTGACCAGGGGCTGCAGCTCTGTGAAGGCACGCTGGTATGACTGACTCGCGCGCAATTGTGCCAGGCGTTGAGGATCCCTCGCACGTCGAAGCGGTTTTTCGCGCGCCTGCAACTCGAGAAAGAAACTTTCCTTGAATTGCAGCAAAGCACTCAAATGATCAACCTGCGCCGCGAGCATACGGCGCTCTTCTTCTAGTTGCCGCAGGCGGATTTCGAACTGTTCAAGACTGGACAAAGATTTTTCCTCAAGGCTGCAAGTACGCGTTCGATGGTTTTGGCTTCCATCCGAGAATGCACGGGGAGGCAAATCATGCTTTCAGAGAGTGCTTCCGTGTGCGGAAGCGACACACCGGAAGCATAAGGAGCGAACAAGGTGCTTCGATGAAGCGGCGGATTATAGTAACGTCTGAGTTCCACGCCATCGGAAGCGGCACCCTCAACCAGCGCTGCCGCCGAGAGTCTTGAAGCCAAGCGGACCGGAAGCGTCTGGAAAGCGCAAAATCCGGTGTTCTCGGGCAAGGCGAGCAAACCGGCACGCACTTCTTCGGCCAGACCCGCTCGATAATACTCAATATAGCGGGTGCGGCGTACCACCACCTCGTCAATCCGCTGCAACACAGCCAACCCGACAGCCGCTTTGAATTCGTCGAGCTTGCCGTTTATGCCCTGATAGCGGATGTCGCCGTCCTCCAAGCCGAAATTGATAACCCGCCGGATCCGCTCGGCGAGCGCCGGCGCGCAGAAGATCACCCCGCCCTCGCCGATTCCAAAGGTTTTTGTAGCATGCAGGGAAAATATTTCCGCCACGCCTTGTGTCCCGATCCAGGTAGCATCCGGCAAACGGCCGCCAAGTGCGGCGGCGCTGTCCACGATCATGGATACCCCGTGACGCGCGCACAACGTTTCAATCGTGCTTAGATCCCGCGCCAGTCCATAAGCGCGCACCGGCATCACGGCATCAACCCGCGTCTGGTCCAACAATCGCTCCAAAGCCGAAGCCGAGAGTTCCCAGGTAACGGGATCGACTTCGCAGAACACAGGCGTACAGCCGGCTTCAAGCACGGCCTGCCCGGTGGCGACAAAGGTGAATGAGGGAATGACGACACGGCCGCGTATGCCAAGCGCCATAAGCACGGCCGCCAATCCCGTCGTGGCGGAAGCCACCGGCACGGCAATGCGGTCGCCACTGCCGTATTTGGCCGTCAGTGCGTCGGCAAAGGACTCATGCACGGGACCAAAGTTGGAAAACCATGCATGATCATAAGCCCGCTGCAGGTAGGGCAGCCATGCTTCGGGCGGGGGTAGATCGGGCTTGATGAAACGAATCATGGACGCAGATCCCGGAAGCACCGTGGCGGCGTACCATAGCGTAGGTATAATTCCTGCTCATAACGCAAAATTCTGTCGCGCCGGCGTTCACCAATCAGCCGCGCATCATTCCCCGCATAAATATTCCAAGGATCCAGTGATTTACGCACTACCGAGCCAGCCCCCACCGCTGCGCCAACGCCCACCGTTACGCCCGGTAAAATCACACTGTTGGCACCAATAATCGCATGCGCCTTGATTTCCACATAGGAACGCTTCACCGCCCGGAATTCGGACGGGATCGTCGGATTGGTCAACCCCAGCCCTAGAAAATCATCACTGCCCGTCACGACCCGGATTCCCGAGGATAAGCCGCAGAAATCTTCCAAGTAACATTCGCCGCCACCGGTAATGGAGGTGAAAGATGCGACATGAACGTAATTTCCAATAAAAACGGGCCGGGTTGCAACGATAAACACGTAATCATCTATGATGACGTTTGAACCAATCTCGACATTTTCCGCGCCAACAATCTTGGCCAATGGGTAGATGGTTACATTTTCTCCAACAGATTTAAACTTGTACTCGCTAAGCATGTGCAGCTTCAGCAATAAGCATGCTGTCTGGGCGTGTTTCACGATTGCACAAGGATTCGTGCAAACTGAATCCAAAAGATAAGAAATCAATTTTTGTAAAACCACATTGGCGAAGGCGCAATTCAAGTTCCTCCCGATTGTAAAGGTATTGATGTCCCCACTCGCGCATAGCCATATTCAACATTTGCGCCCGAGTCTCCACAAACTGGTATTCCGGCCATCGCAGCCAATCTTGGTCGCGCCATTCTCCCTTATATTTATCCAGCAAATAGTCGAGATCCGGCATAGCTATACGCAGCACACCGCCCGGTTGCAGTACGCGCCGGCACTCAGCCAGAAGACGCATCCCTGAAGCGAGATCTAGGTGCTCCATGAAATGTTCGTTATAAATGTAATGGACCGATCCATTTGCAAGTGGCAGAGGCTGGCTTAAATCAAGATTCAAGTCCGCGACAGGAGAATCCAGGTCGATATTCAACCATCCATC
The Thermithiobacillus plumbiphilus genome window above contains:
- a CDS encoding sensor histidine kinase, whose product is MSPEPARSGVSDMMAQPKDLLEAFELFNQASAELSAAYAALQDQVARLNDELAEANLRLRQQLQEKEQLSQRLNLLLNLLPGAVLVLDAADRVQDLNPEARRIFGSQPVPGDDWAELAARRLETLEQGEWLLRPVSPGGLDKRLNISYNRLPDDNGQILLVQDVTESQALRDARQRQQRLSAMGEMLANLAHQLRTPLSAALLYASQLQSPALDASGRERFTGKTVARLRQLETLINDMLRFVKGPSETAGNCMLDQLLAELDALFQPLFAAGGLHLLLENSAGDAQLKGGRELLVSVIGNLLQNALQFSPPAGYVWLAARRVGAAVEITVRDQGPGIAPSKQARLFEPFYTTRAEGTGLGLAVLREVIEELGGMVWVNSREGAGAAFGVRIPLAAGPALQSGEGGQEHD
- a CDS encoding sigma-54 dependent transcriptional regulator, producing MSGPSVLLVAKNQQIQDTYYPLLIQADYEVHRVDVDSGSYGRLNMDIAPRVILLDLEDDLSGLERMPVLRRHFPAAVFIVLSERDDWMQAVTAMKAGAHEYLRKPVEAGALHLAIRKALSPAAAQIGEPAGTIDEGYSLSGLVGRSRAMRQVHDLIQRVADTDATVLVLGESGTGKEMVARVIHHHSKRNGYSFVALNCGAVPADLLESELFGHEKGAFTGAITTRKGRFELAARGTLLLDEIGEMSPQMQVKLLRVLQERTFERVGGIKSLPADARIIAATHRDLEASINEGRFREDLFYRLNVFPIVLPTLRERLDDIPLLVRHTLSRLEAEGREQIELSDSAMEVMMQYTWPGNVRELQNIIERLVILYPGERVSAEHLPDKLHNLKNGEMPSLRLAFSDPDASEFGLDAGVILPEGPFDLKDYLDNVERDLIQQALAAADGVVTHAAQRLNVRRTTLVEKIKKFGLRINEQNVA
- a CDS encoding PilZ domain-containing protein; this translates as MSEQTEQSLSVTLHLPLRWRDLPAGEMAGGNRLGNQALLRVLEGLDGPAAREPAGPERELFQRLDAKLNLMLSMLSSVLSREQALPPVAELRLSAQQMSWVAAEAPRLGQSVEISLYPHPQVPVPLVLEGHVAGLAPQASGTRIYLQFDALDEDLQAELEKFIFRQHRQEVRRQRGQPGAEPA
- a CDS encoding flagellar protein FliT, giving the protein MPNPEPDLKTLAAQVLSLSQAMRAAAQAENWEALGRCQQAREVLVPVVFGDTEDHRPAAWLADPERVALAQMLLELDRETLALSTRQSQSLQASMSGLQQGAKGQRAYQAINDL
- the fliS gene encoding flagellar export chaperone FliS; this translates as MYGSMNNAAKAYAQVGTETGVAAATPHQLIVMLYEGLERWLTVARFAIMQSKIPEKCKAFDKAQAILEELRVSLDKEKGGEIAANLDQLYEYMSMRLLEANLKNSLEALAEVQKLAGEIHGAWKAIGPNAKP
- the fliD gene encoding flagellar filament capping protein FliD; translated protein: MAGLSAPGIGSNLDINGIISQLMAVEQQPLKALDRKEASYQAQLSAYGSLKGSLSSFQSAMAGLKDAAPFAKFSAESADKSIFTASATGTVAAGSYGIAVNQLAQAQKLRSAGFTNTTDAVGTGSITIQFGSYDSGANTFTANADKPAQTVTIDSAHQSLAGIRDAINAAKIGVSATIVNDGTDNKLVFTSTDTGAANSIKISIADADTTNTDGAGLSQLAYDPTAVAGSGKNLTQLQAAQDALFTVDGLSVKKSSNTVTGVIEGVTLNLLKTNAGTPTTLTVSRDTAAIKSAVDGFVKAYNDLNKTVRDLTSYDATTKKGAILQGDSAARGIINQVRSTLSDSLSGVGGNYKLLSDIGVSFQKDGTLALDSSKLDKAMSDFPDDIAGLFAATGRVTDSLVRYVSSTDKSQAGNYAVNISTQAAQGFYNGVGTAALADSTTPGTFDTAFTVDSTNDTFALKVDGVQSGTITLSQGSYTTGAALAAELQSRINGDSALKTGGVSVNVSFDSANDRLVLSSAKYGSASTVDFTSVDTNTATTMGFSAGVGTAGVDVAGTINGMAATGSGQFLTGASGTAVEGIKLEVLKGAVGGTLDFGQGYAYRLNDLAGKMLEKDGAISSRTDGIDRSIKDLGQRRDALTRRLQDVEERYRAQFTALDVMLGQMRRTSDYLTQQLANLPKIGQ